The Streptomyces sp. NBC_00162 genome window below encodes:
- a CDS encoding N,N-dimethylformamidase beta subunit family domain-containing protein gives MDQEHISGDGEGAGRRRFLAIATGAATAAGLGAVAGCASGDGGADGQGGDAAAGGSRAASGKPSPGPAGFDVKAENARPGNADWPVTKAGAARAIEGFSDRVSVLPGESFGLYVSTTAPRFTVSAYRMGWYGGARARLVWRSEALPGVRQPEHTVDSGTRMVRTRWARTTTVDTKDWPEGCYLLRLDAQGGEGQRFVPVTVRSAATAGRTVVVNAVATWQAYNRWGGYGSYDGPGGGYATRSLSVSFDRPYEYDDGAGLLLVYEAPLIALAERLGIPLAYTTTTDVAREKRLLEGASAVLSLGHDEYWSPDQRAHFTAARDAGTNIAVLGANCCFRRIRLEASDLGPDRTLVCYKSAYDQDPGFKRGHPATVDFRSAPGADPESSLLGVIYDGYPVDAPYVVTHPGHWLFEGTGAKAGDRFEHLVGVEYDKVDTGFPTPRPIEILAHSPVVCEGRPSHQDTAYYTAPSGAGVFATGTMRWVEALDASGDGRSGANHGLDARSGALTTRVTENLLRVFAAGPAGRTHPAQDNLKAVYGGA, from the coding sequence ATGGATCAGGAGCACATATCCGGGGATGGCGAAGGCGCAGGCAGGCGGCGGTTCCTCGCGATCGCGACGGGGGCGGCCACGGCGGCCGGGCTCGGGGCCGTGGCTGGCTGCGCGAGCGGGGACGGCGGGGCGGACGGGCAGGGCGGTGACGCGGCGGCCGGCGGGTCACGGGCGGCGAGCGGGAAGCCGTCGCCCGGGCCGGCGGGCTTCGACGTCAAGGCCGAGAACGCCCGTCCGGGCAACGCCGACTGGCCGGTGACCAAGGCCGGAGCGGCCCGCGCCATCGAGGGCTTCTCGGACCGGGTCAGCGTCCTGCCCGGGGAGTCCTTCGGGCTGTACGTGTCCACCACCGCGCCCCGGTTCACCGTCTCCGCCTACCGGATGGGCTGGTACGGCGGAGCCCGGGCCCGCCTGGTGTGGCGCTCCGAGGCCCTGCCCGGGGTGCGGCAGCCCGAGCACACGGTGGACTCCGGAACCCGGATGGTCCGCACCCGGTGGGCCCGTACCACCACCGTCGACACCAAGGACTGGCCCGAGGGCTGCTACCTGCTGCGGCTCGACGCGCAGGGCGGGGAGGGCCAGCGGTTCGTGCCGGTCACCGTCCGCTCGGCGGCGACGGCCGGCCGTACGGTCGTGGTCAACGCGGTGGCGACCTGGCAGGCCTACAACCGGTGGGGCGGCTACGGCAGTTACGACGGACCGGGCGGCGGCTATGCGACGCGCTCCCTCTCGGTTTCCTTCGACCGGCCGTACGAGTACGACGACGGCGCGGGCCTGCTCCTGGTCTACGAGGCCCCGCTGATCGCGCTCGCCGAGCGGCTCGGCATACCCCTCGCGTACACGACGACCACCGACGTGGCCCGGGAGAAGCGGCTGCTCGAAGGGGCCTCGGCGGTGCTCTCCCTCGGGCACGACGAGTACTGGTCGCCCGACCAGCGGGCGCACTTCACGGCCGCCCGCGACGCGGGCACCAACATCGCGGTCCTGGGCGCGAACTGCTGTTTCCGCCGGATCCGGCTGGAGGCCTCGGACCTGGGGCCGGACCGCACGCTCGTCTGTTACAAGTCCGCCTACGACCAGGACCCCGGGTTCAAGCGCGGCCACCCCGCGACGGTGGACTTCCGCTCGGCGCCCGGCGCGGATCCGGAGAGCTCGCTGCTGGGCGTGATCTACGACGGCTACCCGGTGGACGCCCCGTACGTGGTGACCCACCCCGGCCACTGGCTGTTCGAGGGAACCGGCGCGAAGGCCGGCGACCGGTTCGAGCACCTGGTGGGGGTGGAGTACGACAAGGTCGACACCGGTTTCCCGACGCCCCGGCCGATCGAGATCCTGGCCCACTCCCCCGTGGTCTGCGAGGGCAGGCCCAGCCATCAGGACACGGCGTACTACACGGCGCCCAGTGGGGCAGGGGTCTTCGCGACCGGCACGATGCGCTGGGTGGAGGCCCTCGACGCGTCGGGCGACGGCCGCAGTGGCGCCAACCACGGCCTGGACGCGCGGTCCGGGGCGCTGACCACCCGGGTGACGGAGAACCTGCTCCGGGTGTTCGCGGCGGGCCCGGCGGGCCGGACGCACCCGGCGCAGGACAACCTCAAGGCGGTGTACGGGGGCGCGTGA
- a CDS encoding VOC family protein — protein MSVALNHTIIHSRDNRESAEFLAHVLGLRVGTEWGPFIPVETANGVTLDFATIPAGSITPQHYAFLLSEEEFDAAFEKIRSAGVAYYADPHGKHPGEINHNDGGRGVYFTDPAGHGMEIITRPYGYQEDGAA, from the coding sequence ATGTCAGTCGCACTGAACCACACGATCATCCACTCCCGTGACAACCGGGAGTCCGCCGAGTTCCTGGCGCACGTCCTCGGCCTCCGGGTCGGGACCGAGTGGGGCCCCTTCATCCCGGTCGAGACCGCCAACGGCGTCACCCTTGACTTCGCGACCATCCCGGCCGGGTCCATCACCCCGCAGCACTACGCGTTCCTCCTCTCCGAGGAGGAGTTCGATGCGGCCTTCGAGAAGATCCGGTCGGCGGGGGTCGCGTACTACGCCGACCCGCACGGAAAGCACCCCGGCGAGATCAACCACAACGACGGGGGCCGCGGCGTCTACTTCACGGACCCGGCCGGGCACGGGATGGAGATCATCACCCGCCCGTACGGCTACCAGGAGGACGGGGCCGCGTAG
- a CDS encoding ABC transporter ATP-binding protein produces MTVIAAQALELAVEGMRYETEGHTLLHGVDLTARPGETVGVVGPNGSGKTTLLRCVYGTLRPTAGRVLLDGADAGPLTVKDRARRVAVVPQDASGTFGLTVREVVAMGRSPHKRFWEQDGPDDVRRVAEALETVGAGAFAARRFDELSGGERQRALVARALVQDPGLLALDEPTNHLDIRYQLEILGLVRALPATGLLVLHDLNLAAAFCDRLYVLDGGRVVASGPPAGVLTEELLAEVYGVRTRIGVHPDTGAPNIVYLHSAGATRPRPPGSRTGG; encoded by the coding sequence ATGACCGTGATCGCGGCGCAGGCGCTGGAACTCGCCGTCGAGGGCATGCGTTACGAAACAGAAGGGCACACGCTGCTGCACGGTGTCGACCTCACCGCCCGCCCCGGCGAGACGGTCGGCGTGGTCGGCCCCAACGGCAGCGGCAAGACCACCCTGCTGCGCTGTGTGTACGGCACCCTGCGGCCCACCGCCGGCCGGGTCCTGCTGGACGGCGCCGACGCGGGCCCGCTCACGGTCAAGGACCGGGCGCGGCGCGTGGCGGTCGTCCCGCAGGACGCGAGCGGCACCTTCGGGCTGACCGTTCGCGAGGTCGTCGCCATGGGGCGCAGTCCGCACAAGCGGTTCTGGGAGCAGGACGGTCCGGACGACGTCCGGCGGGTGGCCGAGGCCTTGGAGACCGTCGGCGCGGGCGCCTTCGCCGCGCGCCGCTTCGACGAGCTCTCCGGCGGCGAACGCCAGCGCGCCCTGGTGGCCCGCGCCCTCGTCCAGGACCCCGGCCTGCTCGCCCTCGACGAGCCGACCAACCACCTGGACATCCGCTACCAGCTGGAGATCCTCGGCCTGGTCCGCGCCCTGCCCGCCACCGGGCTGCTGGTCCTGCACGACCTCAACCTCGCCGCCGCCTTCTGCGACCGGCTGTACGTGCTCGACGGCGGCCGGGTGGTGGCCTCAGGCCCGCCGGCCGGGGTACTCACCGAGGAACTGCTGGCCGAGGTGTACGGGGTGCGCACCCGCATCGGGGTCCACCCGGACACGGGCGCACCGAACATCGTCTACCTTCACTCGGCCGGGGCTACGCGGCCCCGTCCTCCTGGTAGCCGTACGGGCGGGTGA
- a CDS encoding FecCD family ABC transporter permease, translating into MRRRRTPAVLVLLAALLAASAVAGLALGPVRIAPGQVLDIVLGGLTGERRTGAFASIVWDVRMPRVLLGAVVGAGLAVAGTVLQALVRNQLADPFLLGASSGASAGAVLVIVFGAGAGAGSGAGAGIAGVAGGLGVPFAAFAGSLGALVAVYAMARRGGAMTTGRLILAGVAVQYILSALTSLVLVLAAHPDQVRSVLFWTLGGLGGARWDELALPAVALLAGTALLIALARPLDLLLAGEEGAHTLGLDTGRFRAAVFVLTSLVIGVLVAYSGAIGFVGLMIPHAARMVVGAGHRALLPVAALGGAVFLTLADLVARTAAAPEEIPVGVVTALVGGPFFLWMLRRSTRTEGMTG; encoded by the coding sequence GTGAGGCGGCGCCGGACCCCGGCTGTCCTCGTCCTCCTCGCCGCCCTGCTGGCGGCGTCCGCCGTCGCCGGGCTGGCCCTGGGGCCGGTACGGATCGCCCCCGGCCAGGTCCTCGACATCGTGCTCGGCGGCCTGACGGGCGAGCGGCGCACCGGGGCGTTCGCCTCCATCGTGTGGGACGTCCGGATGCCGAGGGTGCTCCTCGGGGCCGTCGTCGGCGCCGGGCTCGCCGTGGCGGGCACCGTGCTCCAGGCCCTCGTACGCAATCAGCTCGCGGATCCCTTCCTGCTGGGGGCGTCGTCCGGGGCCTCGGCGGGAGCCGTCCTCGTGATCGTCTTTGGCGCGGGCGCGGGCGCGGGCTCGGGTGCGGGTGCCGGTATCGCGGGTGTCGCGGGCGGGCTCGGCGTGCCGTTCGCCGCGTTCGCCGGGTCGCTGGGCGCGCTCGTCGCCGTCTACGCCATGGCACGGCGCGGGGGAGCCATGACCACCGGCCGGCTGATCCTCGCCGGCGTCGCCGTCCAGTACATCCTGTCCGCGCTCACCAGCCTCGTCCTGGTGCTCGCCGCGCACCCCGACCAGGTCCGCTCCGTCCTCTTCTGGACGCTCGGCGGCCTAGGCGGGGCCCGCTGGGACGAACTGGCCCTGCCCGCCGTCGCACTGCTCGCCGGCACGGCGCTGCTCATCGCCCTCGCGCGGCCGCTCGACCTCCTCCTCGCGGGGGAGGAGGGCGCGCACACCCTCGGCCTGGACACCGGACGCTTCCGGGCCGCCGTCTTCGTCCTCACCTCCCTCGTCATCGGCGTACTCGTCGCCTACAGCGGGGCGATCGGCTTCGTCGGGCTGATGATCCCGCACGCCGCCCGGATGGTCGTCGGCGCCGGGCACCGGGCGCTGCTGCCGGTGGCCGCGCTGGGCGGGGCGGTGTTCCTGACGCTGGCCGACCTGGTCGCCCGTACGGCCGCGGCGCCCGAGGAGATCCCGGTCGGCGTGGTCACCGCCCTCGTCGGCGGGCCGTTCTTCCTGTGGATGCTGCGCCGCTCCACCCGCACCGAGGGGATGACCGGATGA
- a CDS encoding ABC transporter substrate-binding protein, whose translation MNQHATEVLLALGLEDRIAGSAYLDDAVLPAYRPAYDKIKVLAKEYPSKEILLGANPDFVYGGYSSAFDKGQGRDREGLAKTGVNTRLNVENCAGGPVGLDQLKTEITEVARTFGVPERGAKLIEDEQRRIDTVTARVKDKPRPSVFVYDSGEASAFTAGGDGIGNQIVSLSGGTNVFADLKDTFGDVSWEKVIERKPEVVLIYDYGSTTVESKKQRLLNDPALAEVPAIKNRRFVVLPLSSAVLGVRVADAVESLGRQLHPDAA comes from the coding sequence ATGAACCAGCACGCCACCGAGGTGCTGCTCGCCCTCGGCCTGGAGGACCGGATCGCCGGTTCCGCCTACCTCGACGACGCCGTGCTCCCCGCCTACCGGCCCGCCTACGACAAGATCAAGGTGCTGGCCAAGGAGTACCCCTCCAAGGAGATCCTGCTCGGCGCGAACCCCGACTTCGTCTACGGGGGCTACTCCAGTGCCTTCGACAAGGGGCAGGGCCGCGACCGCGAAGGTCTGGCCAAAACCGGTGTCAACACCCGGCTCAACGTGGAGAACTGCGCCGGGGGCCCGGTCGGCCTCGACCAGCTCAAGACCGAGATCACCGAGGTGGCGCGGACCTTCGGCGTGCCCGAGCGCGGCGCGAAGCTCATCGAGGACGAGCAGCGCCGCATCGACACCGTGACCGCCCGGGTGAAGGACAAACCGCGGCCGTCCGTCTTCGTCTACGACTCCGGCGAGGCCTCCGCCTTCACCGCCGGGGGCGACGGCATCGGCAACCAGATCGTCTCCCTCTCCGGCGGGACGAACGTCTTCGCCGACCTCAAGGACACCTTCGGCGACGTGTCGTGGGAGAAGGTCATCGAGCGCAAGCCCGAGGTCGTCCTCATCTACGACTACGGCAGCACCACCGTCGAGTCCAAGAAGCAGCGCCTGTTGAACGACCCGGCCCTCGCCGAGGTTCCCGCGATCAAGAACCGGCGGTTCGTCGTACTGCCGCTCTCCTCGGCCGTCCTCGGGGTGCGCGTCGCCGACGCCGTCGAGTCCCTGGGCCGCCAGCTGCACCCCGACGCAGCGTGA
- a CDS encoding DUF4352 domain-containing protein, with product MPRRRLRGALATLALLGPALLGAAPGGSGETVSLAGNEPGQRLDVTLVQVVDPAVPADPEGPAPDASTRLLAVRFRLENTGTAVYKDSPAPAAHLLDTAGKRFTGLNSPTTAGASFPDTVTLSPGGSAEGFVTFRLPQDAVPAAVQFALNGGLADDVGQWSLP from the coding sequence ATGCCCCGGCGCCGCCTGCGCGGCGCCCTGGCCACGCTCGCCCTCCTCGGCCCGGCGCTGCTGGGCGCAGCCCCCGGCGGGTCGGGCGAGACCGTCTCCCTCGCCGGGAACGAGCCCGGCCAGCGGCTCGACGTCACCCTGGTACAGGTGGTGGACCCCGCGGTCCCGGCCGACCCGGAGGGCCCGGCGCCCGATGCCTCGACCCGGCTGCTCGCCGTCCGCTTCCGGCTGGAGAACACCGGGACCGCCGTGTACAAGGACTCCCCCGCGCCGGCCGCGCACCTGCTGGACACCGCCGGGAAGCGGTTCACCGGCCTCAACAGCCCGACGACGGCCGGGGCCTCCTTCCCGGACACCGTCACCCTCAGCCCCGGCGGCTCGGCCGAGGGCTTCGTCACCTTCCGGCTCCCGCAGGACGCCGTCCCGGCGGCCGTGCAGTTCGCCCTGAACGGCGGCCTGGCCGACGACGTCGGCCAGTGGAGCCTCCCGTAA
- a CDS encoding glycoside hydrolase family 18 protein, translating to MRRSMLGRLAVAACSLSLLTAFAPAAGAAQDDTAGGDHRSYKKVGYFTQWGVYGRDFQVQDLEANGSADKLTHINYAFGNVSAEGKCFTGNVPGEADAWADYVRPLDAENSVDGVADTWEQPLAGNFNQLRELKAKHPGLKVLISLGGWSWSTHFSDAALTSASRKAFVESCIDLYIKGNLPQDGTRGGAGAAAGLFDGIDLDWEWPGSAGDADTKFRPEDKRNFAELVKEFRTQLDAYAGGQKRKSPYELTAFVPTAPAKIDAGFDVRRIMHDLDFVTLQGYDFHVSGESTTAQQSALYARGDFSVDGTVDAWRRRGAPAHKLVMGMPFYGQGWTGVRGGGDGMGQPATGPAPATWSAGYEDYKALKKLADSGTYQVHRDRRGGHAWLFDGTTLWTYDDPQVLRAKTGYIREHGLGGAMFWSLDADTADGELMTAVDRGLRGH from the coding sequence ATGCGCCGCAGCATGCTCGGCAGACTGGCCGTCGCCGCCTGCTCCCTCTCCCTGCTGACCGCCTTCGCCCCCGCCGCCGGCGCGGCACAGGACGACACGGCGGGCGGCGACCACCGCTCGTACAAGAAGGTCGGCTACTTCACCCAATGGGGCGTCTACGGACGGGACTTCCAGGTCCAGGACCTCGAGGCGAACGGCTCCGCCGACAAGCTCACCCACATCAACTACGCCTTCGGCAACGTCAGCGCGGAGGGCAAGTGCTTCACCGGGAACGTGCCGGGCGAGGCCGATGCCTGGGCCGACTACGTCCGCCCGCTCGACGCCGAGAACTCCGTGGACGGGGTCGCCGACACCTGGGAGCAGCCGCTCGCCGGCAACTTCAACCAGCTCCGTGAGCTCAAGGCCAAGCACCCCGGCCTCAAGGTGCTGATCTCCCTGGGCGGTTGGAGCTGGTCCACGCACTTCTCGGACGCGGCCCTGACCTCCGCCTCCCGCAAGGCGTTCGTCGAGTCGTGCATCGACCTCTACATCAAGGGCAACCTGCCGCAGGACGGCACCCGCGGCGGCGCGGGCGCGGCCGCCGGGCTGTTCGACGGGATCGACCTCGACTGGGAGTGGCCCGGCTCCGCCGGTGACGCGGACACGAAGTTCCGGCCCGAGGACAAGCGCAACTTCGCCGAGCTCGTCAAGGAGTTCCGCACGCAGCTCGACGCGTACGCGGGCGGCCAGAAGCGGAAGTCCCCCTACGAGCTGACGGCCTTCGTCCCAACCGCGCCCGCCAAGATCGACGCGGGCTTCGACGTCCGCCGGATCATGCACGACCTCGACTTCGTGACCCTCCAGGGCTACGACTTCCACGTCTCCGGCGAGTCCACCACGGCCCAGCAGTCCGCGCTCTACGCCCGCGGCGACTTCAGCGTGGACGGCACGGTGGACGCCTGGCGTCGGCGCGGCGCGCCCGCGCACAAGCTGGTGATGGGCATGCCGTTCTACGGGCAGGGCTGGACGGGCGTCAGAGGCGGCGGGGACGGCATGGGGCAGCCCGCCACCGGGCCGGCGCCCGCCACCTGGTCGGCGGGGTACGAGGACTACAAGGCGCTGAAGAAGCTGGCCGATTCCGGGACCTACCAGGTCCACCGGGACCGGCGCGGCGGGCACGCCTGGCTCTTCGACGGCACCACCCTGTGGACGTACGACGACCCGCAGGTGCTGCGCGCCAAGACCGGCTACATCCGCGAACACGGCCTCGGAGGCGCGATGTTCTGGTCTCTGGACGCGGACACCGCCGACGGCGAGCTGATGACGGCCGTGGACCGGGGTCTGCGGGGCCACTGA
- a CDS encoding aldo/keto reductase: MTSETITAAAAGTWQLGDLPVNRLGFGSMRLTHLADGSPSDRERVTGVLRRAVELGVNHIDTAAFYFSPLRSANELINRALAPYADDLVITTKVGPGRGPDGEWWWAEPGQLRGQVEENLRQLGRDHLDVVNLRVPRRETTGSIAEHFGALADLRTAGLIRHLGISNARPDHLAEARAIAPVVCVQNPYGIGSPAEDHAFLDACGEQGIAFVPFFAIAGAGKEAGATAEDGPEVSALAKAHGVSTAQLRLAWTLSRGPHVLAIPGTGNPDHLVENVAAGSLRLTAEEVALLNAL; this comes from the coding sequence ATGACCTCAGAGACGATCACCGCGGCGGCCGCGGGCACCTGGCAACTCGGCGACCTGCCCGTCAACCGGCTCGGCTTCGGCTCGATGCGCCTCACGCACCTCGCCGACGGATCCCCCAGCGACCGCGAGCGGGTGACCGGCGTGCTGCGCCGCGCCGTCGAGCTCGGTGTGAACCACATCGACACCGCCGCCTTCTACTTCTCCCCGCTGCGCTCCGCCAACGAGCTGATCAACCGGGCGTTGGCCCCGTACGCCGACGACCTCGTCATCACCACCAAGGTCGGGCCGGGCCGCGGCCCGGACGGCGAGTGGTGGTGGGCCGAGCCCGGGCAGTTGCGCGGTCAGGTGGAGGAGAACCTCCGTCAGCTGGGCCGGGACCACCTGGACGTGGTCAACCTGCGCGTGCCCCGGCGGGAGACGACCGGTTCGATCGCCGAGCACTTCGGGGCGCTCGCCGACCTCCGCACGGCCGGTCTGATCCGCCACCTGGGCATCTCCAACGCCCGCCCCGACCATCTCGCCGAGGCGCGGGCCATCGCGCCGGTGGTGTGCGTGCAGAACCCGTACGGGATCGGGTCCCCGGCCGAGGACCACGCCTTCCTCGACGCGTGCGGGGAGCAGGGCATCGCCTTCGTGCCGTTCTTCGCGATCGCCGGCGCCGGCAAGGAGGCGGGGGCGACCGCCGAGGACGGGCCCGAGGTGAGCGCCCTGGCCAAGGCTCACGGGGTATCGACTGCGCAACTGCGCCTGGCGTGGACCCTGAGCCGCGGTCCGCACGTCCTGGCGATCCCGGGCACGGGGAACCCCGACCACCTCGTCGAGAACGTCGCCGCCGGGTCCCTGCGCCTCACCGCGGAGGAGGTCGCGCTCCTCAACGCCCTGTGA
- a CDS encoding IclR family transcriptional regulator: MSMDEAPEPGGGGAPRGGRTSAAGSVLEKSLRILEAVAAPGGPHRLAEVTAAAAVPKSSTFRILASLAEQGFVRQEADGRYGVGPRLRGLSALVSGGEPASIGRILDELRQAAGGQTVHLALHSGETITYIRKLESEQPFRTASRVGMRMPLHTTAIGKSILAHLPGTEVRELIAATGLAPRTPRTLTRAEELYAQLAEVRARGFALDDEENEPTIRCIGAAVLGPGGRPIGGVSVTTVTFLVSREEIESYAPALRAATAALAPLL; this comes from the coding sequence ATGTCAATGGATGAGGCCCCGGAGCCCGGGGGCGGCGGCGCGCCACGCGGCGGCAGGACCTCCGCCGCGGGATCGGTGCTGGAGAAGTCCCTGCGCATCCTCGAGGCGGTGGCGGCGCCGGGCGGACCGCACCGGCTCGCCGAGGTGACGGCGGCGGCCGCCGTGCCCAAGTCCAGCACCTTCCGGATCCTCGCCTCGCTGGCCGAGCAGGGCTTCGTACGCCAGGAGGCCGATGGCCGGTACGGGGTGGGGCCGCGGCTGCGCGGGCTGTCCGCCCTGGTCAGCGGCGGGGAGCCGGCGAGCATCGGGCGCATCCTGGACGAGCTGCGGCAGGCGGCAGGCGGCCAGACGGTCCATCTCGCCCTGCACAGCGGAGAGACGATCACCTACATCCGGAAGCTGGAGAGCGAGCAGCCCTTCCGGACGGCCTCCCGGGTCGGCATGCGCATGCCGCTGCACACCACCGCGATCGGCAAGAGCATCCTGGCGCACCTGCCCGGGACGGAGGTACGGGAGCTGATCGCCGCCACCGGGCTGGCGCCCCGGACTCCCCGGACGCTCACGCGCGCGGAGGAGCTGTACGCACAGCTGGCGGAGGTCCGCGCCCGCGGTTTCGCCCTGGACGACGAGGAGAACGAGCCCACCATCCGCTGCATCGGCGCCGCTGTCCTCGGCCCGGGCGGCCGCCCGATCGGCGGGGTCAGCGTCACCACCGTCACCTTCCTGGTCTCCCGCGAGGAGATCGAGTCGTACGCGCCCGCCCTGCGCGCGGCCACGGCGGCGCTGGCTCCGCTGCTGTGA
- a CDS encoding MerR family transcriptional regulator — protein sequence MGELSRTTGVPVPTIKFYLREGLLPAGELTSPNQASYGEQHVRRLHLIRALTDVGGLPLASVGKVVEALADRERPLHDLLGEAADTVGLADPPEVDPASGAQARALVQELITRRGWQVQLGDPSALALTAAAASLLAVGHGDYLDHLDEFATAAERIAAADLAFVARRTEREDMVERVVVGTVLGDAMLAALRRLAQTDASARRYPLPPAADAGKTTSG from the coding sequence ATGGGAGAGTTGAGCCGGACCACCGGCGTTCCGGTGCCCACCATCAAGTTCTATCTCCGTGAAGGCCTGCTGCCCGCCGGTGAGTTGACCAGCCCCAACCAGGCCAGTTACGGCGAACAGCACGTCCGCAGGCTGCACTTGATCCGCGCCCTCACCGATGTCGGCGGGCTGCCGCTCGCCTCCGTCGGCAAGGTGGTGGAGGCGCTGGCGGACCGCGAACGCCCTCTGCACGACCTGCTGGGCGAGGCCGCCGACACCGTCGGCCTCGCCGACCCGCCGGAGGTCGACCCGGCGAGCGGCGCGCAGGCGCGGGCCCTGGTCCAGGAGCTGATCACGCGGCGCGGCTGGCAGGTCCAACTGGGCGACCCGTCGGCGCTCGCACTCACCGCCGCCGCGGCCTCCCTGCTGGCGGTCGGGCACGGGGACTACCTGGACCACCTGGACGAGTTCGCCACCGCCGCGGAACGGATCGCCGCCGCCGACCTGGCCTTCGTCGCGCGCCGGACGGAGCGGGAGGACATGGTGGAGCGGGTGGTGGTGGGCACCGTACTGGGGGATGCGATGCTGGCTGCGCTGCGGCGGCTCGCCCAGACCGACGCCTCGGCGCGGCGTTACCCCCTGCCGCCCGCAGCAGATGCCGGAAAAACAACTTCCGGATAA
- a CDS encoding sigma-70 family RNA polymerase sigma factor has protein sequence MSTQHTAALVAAARAGDPRAQDELVGTHLPLVYNIVGRALNGSCDVDDVVQDTMLRALDGLGGLRADESFRSWLVAIAMNRVRAYWQARQSGYGESTLEAASEVADPGADFVDLTVVRLNLAGQRRETARATRWLEPDDRALLSLWWLECAGELTRAEVAAALELSTQHAAVRVQRMKAQLEAARVVVRALDARPVCEELRTLTAGWDGRPSALWRKRIARHARECVRCSGLWSGLVPAEGLLAGLALVPVSAALVAGVRAAGAADFTPAGADFTPAGAAFAEGDGAGSGFADTAAHTHLDPEVATAGGGRSALRRRKQNRRRVIGGAVLAACVAGGGLVYLGTLPGSGDTKTGEAAAPAPLAALSASESALPSEPPSPSASPSPSASPSPSASASPSPAASPTPAPSRSSSPAPKPPAPAPAPPGIAGQVVALVNSERAAAGCGPLKEDAQLRSAAQGHSDDMAKRDFFSHTSPDGTDPGQRTTAAGYRWSTYGENIAKGQQTAQSVMDAWMKSPGHRANILNCSFKDIGVGIHQGAGGPWWTQNFGAR, from the coding sequence ATGAGCACTCAGCACACGGCAGCGCTGGTGGCAGCGGCCCGCGCGGGCGATCCCCGCGCGCAGGACGAACTCGTCGGCACCCATCTGCCGCTCGTCTACAACATCGTCGGGCGGGCCCTCAACGGGTCCTGTGACGTGGACGACGTGGTGCAGGACACGATGCTGCGGGCCCTCGACGGGCTGGGCGGCCTGCGCGCGGACGAGAGCTTCCGGTCCTGGCTGGTGGCGATCGCGATGAACCGCGTACGGGCGTACTGGCAGGCCCGGCAGAGCGGCTACGGCGAGAGCACACTGGAGGCGGCGAGCGAGGTCGCCGACCCGGGCGCCGACTTCGTCGACCTGACGGTCGTCCGCCTCAACCTGGCGGGTCAGCGGCGCGAGACGGCCCGCGCCACGCGCTGGCTGGAGCCCGACGACCGGGCACTGCTGTCGCTGTGGTGGCTGGAGTGCGCCGGGGAGCTCACCCGGGCGGAGGTGGCCGCCGCGCTGGAGCTGTCCACGCAGCACGCGGCGGTACGGGTGCAGCGGATGAAGGCGCAGCTGGAAGCGGCCCGGGTGGTGGTGCGGGCCCTGGACGCCCGGCCGGTGTGCGAGGAGCTGCGGACCCTGACGGCGGGCTGGGACGGCCGGCCCTCGGCGCTGTGGCGCAAGCGAATAGCCCGTCACGCGCGGGAATGCGTACGCTGCTCCGGCCTGTGGAGCGGCCTGGTGCCGGCGGAGGGACTGCTGGCCGGGCTGGCCCTGGTACCCGTCTCGGCGGCCCTGGTGGCAGGGGTGCGGGCGGCCGGTGCGGCCGACTTCACCCCCGCGGGCGCCGACTTCACCCCCGCGGGCGCCGCCTTCGCCGAAGGCGACGGCGCGGGCTCGGGCTTCGCCGACACGGCGGCCCACACGCACCTCGACCCGGAGGTGGCGACGGCGGGCGGCGGCCGGAGCGCGCTGCGCAGGCGCAAGCAGAACCGCCGCCGGGTGATCGGCGGCGCGGTGCTCGCCGCCTGCGTCGCGGGCGGCGGCCTGGTGTACCTCGGCACGCTCCCCGGTTCCGGCGACACGAAGACGGGCGAAGCCGCAGCCCCGGCCCCGCTGGCCGCGCTCTCGGCCTCCGAATCCGCGCTCCCCTCGGAGCCGCCCTCGCCGTCCGCCTCCCCCTCGCCCTCCGCGTCTCCTTCGCCGTCGGCCTCCGCCTCGCCGAGCCCGGCCGCGAGCCCGACCCCGGCGCCGAGCCGCAGCAGCTCCCCGGCCCCGAAGCCCCCGGCGCCAGCCCCCGCCCCGCCGGGCATCGCTGGCCAGGTCGTGGCCCTGGTCAACTCCGAGCGGGCGGCGGCGGGCTGCGGTCCGCTGAAGGAGGACGCACAGCTGCGCTCGGCCGCCCAGGGCCACTCCGACGACATGGCGAAGCGGGACTTCTTCTCGCACACCAGCCCCGACGGAACGGACCCGGGCCAGCGGACCACCGCCGCCGGATACCGCTGGTCGACGTACGGCGAGAACATCGCCAAGGGCCAGCAGACGGCTCAGTCGGTCATGGACGCCTGGATGAAGAGCCCGGGCCACCGCGCGAACATCCTCAACTGCTCCTTCAAGGACATCGGCGTCGGCATCCACCAGGGTGCGGGCGGTCCCTGGTGGACGCAGAACTTCGGGGCGCGGTAG